Proteins from one Corynebacterium testudinoris genomic window:
- a CDS encoding alpha/beta fold hydrolase codes for MRYKRIGRMVYRAAFAVVLVLAAWKVLDVATTGPGVGHWRDAGAKQSYTRAYADVMAGLAKPTQTSDIATSFGTVRVLGWSGSQDDVPVLLLPGHSSGAPMWAENLPDWIGKRTVYALDPLGDAGFSLQDTPMASPQEQSRVISEVINGLGLGKVHVVGHSFGGAVAAQFAVDHPDQVASLALLEPVFVLKGVPASVYAWSAVLTLPTPQAWKDHALAAIGGTSVEDVRKRTPMSAMIDAASTGYSTALPTPKTLTDEQWQSLHMPIRLDIGGESNLAGGQEAADRLKSLQPSAAITVWPGGTHSLPMDRHANLDPDLLRFWNSVH; via the coding sequence ATGCGATACAAACGTATTGGACGAATGGTCTATCGGGCAGCTTTCGCGGTAGTACTTGTACTGGCCGCGTGGAAGGTCCTTGACGTAGCCACAACCGGACCCGGCGTGGGCCACTGGCGCGACGCCGGGGCGAAGCAGAGTTACACTCGCGCCTACGCGGACGTCATGGCCGGGCTGGCCAAGCCCACACAGACCAGCGACATTGCGACCTCGTTCGGGACCGTGCGGGTCCTCGGCTGGAGCGGGAGCCAAGATGACGTGCCGGTGCTGCTGCTGCCGGGGCACAGTAGCGGGGCGCCGATGTGGGCAGAGAACCTGCCCGACTGGATCGGCAAGCGCACGGTGTACGCGCTCGACCCGCTCGGCGATGCCGGATTCTCCCTGCAGGACACGCCGATGGCCAGCCCTCAGGAGCAGTCCCGCGTCATCTCCGAAGTCATCAATGGTCTGGGGTTGGGCAAAGTGCACGTCGTGGGGCACAGCTTCGGCGGCGCGGTCGCTGCCCAGTTCGCAGTTGACCATCCCGACCAGGTGGCGAGCCTAGCCCTGCTTGAGCCGGTCTTTGTGTTGAAGGGCGTGCCAGCCTCGGTGTACGCCTGGTCAGCCGTCCTAACACTACCCACCCCGCAAGCCTGGAAAGACCACGCGCTGGCGGCAATAGGGGGAACAAGCGTCGAGGACGTCCGCAAGCGAACCCCGATGTCAGCCATGATCGACGCTGCCAGCACGGGCTACTCCACCGCGCTGCCCACCCCGAAAACACTGACCGATGAGCAGTGGCAGTCGCTTCACATGCCGATCCGTCTCGATATCGGTGGCGAATCCAACCTCGCCGGCGGCCAGGAGGCCGCAGACCGGCTCAAATCCTTGCAGCCAAGCGCGGCTATCACCGTCTGGCCCGGCGGCACCCACTCCCTCCCCATGGACCGTCACGCCAACCTTGACCCTGACCTACTCCGCTTCTGGAACAGCGTGCACTGA
- a CDS encoding TetR/AcrR family transcriptional regulator, translating into MNDDKRQQIVRGVWRVIAESGLGAVSFRSVAGAAGVSAGRVQHYFASKQELIRASAAELIEAAAEATPAATGDASDPKTLQALLLHGLGPAGTSRPGTSIYYSYIAASVADPWIANMLAETKVALISQVERCLSAQLPELSKPADVACELALLADGAVQAVFLGALDADKARQIIASALQERGLPQDG; encoded by the coding sequence GTGAATGACGACAAGAGACAGCAGATCGTTCGGGGTGTGTGGCGTGTCATCGCCGAGAGTGGGCTGGGGGCTGTTAGCTTCCGGTCGGTCGCGGGCGCGGCGGGGGTATCAGCGGGGCGCGTGCAGCACTATTTCGCGTCCAAGCAAGAACTCATCCGTGCCAGCGCGGCCGAACTGATCGAAGCAGCTGCGGAGGCAACACCGGCTGCGACCGGAGACGCGAGTGACCCCAAGACCCTCCAGGCGCTGCTGCTACATGGGCTTGGCCCGGCAGGCACATCCCGCCCCGGCACCAGCATCTACTACTCCTACATCGCGGCCAGCGTCGCTGACCCCTGGATTGCGAACATGCTCGCCGAGACCAAGGTCGCGCTCATCAGCCAGGTCGAACGGTGCCTTTCCGCCCAGCTCCCCGAGCTGTCGAAGCCTGCTGACGTCGCGTGCGAACTCGCCCTTCTTGCCGACGGCGCCGTTCAGGCAGTCTTCCTCGGAGCACTCGATGCCGACAAAGCTCGCCAAATCATTGCATCGGCACTGCAGGAACGTGGCCTGCCGCAGGACGGATAG
- a CDS encoding ABC transporter permease — protein MKHALAAELLKLKRSSTWLVAVILPVLAVLTGSMNYHSNTEVLTSGWQSLASQVVLFYGLFFYSVGVSLLVAVAWRAETTSWNLTATSVSMRRLLVAKTLAVVPLLATMQAIMFAGIVAAGLLLQVPGTVSPSLAVVAVLGVLCAIPLVVLQSVISALIPSFAASAALGFVGVFIALGISSSQSVSALAWVVPQALITRAVSLGSTAISTAGGLSDVVPLTGAAIAVTVVLTLVGSWLMQRRLFR, from the coding sequence ATGAAACATGCTCTTGCTGCCGAGCTGCTGAAGCTCAAGCGCTCCTCGACCTGGCTGGTCGCTGTCATCCTGCCGGTGCTCGCGGTCCTCACCGGCTCGATGAACTATCACAGCAACACAGAAGTATTGACCTCCGGTTGGCAATCCCTCGCCTCCCAGGTGGTGTTGTTCTACGGTCTCTTCTTCTATTCCGTGGGGGTGTCCTTGCTGGTGGCGGTGGCCTGGCGAGCGGAAACGACCTCCTGGAACCTCACAGCGACGTCGGTAAGCATGCGTCGGCTGCTGGTGGCCAAGACCCTGGCCGTTGTGCCACTACTGGCGACGATGCAGGCGATCATGTTCGCGGGCATCGTGGCCGCCGGGTTGCTCCTCCAGGTGCCGGGGACTGTTTCACCTTCGTTGGCGGTAGTGGCGGTGCTTGGTGTCTTGTGCGCGATTCCCCTAGTGGTGTTGCAGTCGGTCATCTCAGCCCTCATCCCCAGTTTCGCCGCCTCCGCCGCGCTCGGGTTTGTGGGCGTGTTCATTGCACTGGGGATTAGTTCGAGTCAGTCGGTATCCGCGTTGGCGTGGGTCGTCCCACAGGCGTTGATTACCCGGGCCGTGTCACTCGGTTCCACCGCGATCTCCACTGCCGGCGGACTAAGTGATGTGGTGCCGTTGACTGGTGCCGCCATTGCCGTGACGGTTGTTCTCACCCTTGTGGGGTCGTGGCTCATGCAGCGCCGCTTGTTCCGCTAG
- a CDS encoding ABC transporter permease yields the protein MTVVRVELQKMRRLKVGWLLALMVLIVVGWTQAASAASAQEADSATILLGLGMIASLVGPLFMAIIASRVVDMEHTAAGWTMYGTIGTGFSRLLLAKMAALAPLVAVAVVVEVAFVALLVPGGIGAPGYWLMYLAGLILVNGVFLAGHVVLAAVTDNQLISIGAGALGSFIALFCLFLPVWMARLVPWGYYAMIIPATISEGDEAGIHYVMPDWLTILGAAALSLVVLTVVLWRLNSTKEN from the coding sequence ATGACCGTGGTGCGGGTGGAGTTGCAGAAAATGCGGCGGCTCAAGGTCGGCTGGCTCCTGGCACTCATGGTGCTCATCGTCGTCGGCTGGACCCAGGCAGCATCGGCGGCCTCCGCTCAGGAAGCAGATTCGGCGACCATTCTCCTGGGGTTGGGGATGATCGCCAGCCTCGTGGGCCCGCTGTTCATGGCGATCATCGCCAGCCGCGTCGTCGATATGGAGCACACTGCTGCGGGGTGGACCATGTATGGCACGATCGGCACCGGATTCAGCCGCCTGCTCCTGGCCAAGATGGCCGCTCTCGCCCCACTCGTGGCCGTGGCTGTCGTGGTCGAAGTGGCTTTCGTCGCTCTGTTGGTTCCGGGCGGTATTGGCGCGCCGGGCTATTGGCTTATGTACCTCGCGGGCTTGATCTTGGTCAATGGTGTCTTCCTGGCTGGTCACGTGGTGCTGGCCGCCGTGACCGACAACCAGCTGATCAGTATCGGAGCAGGCGCGCTCGGCTCTTTCATCGCCTTGTTCTGCCTATTCCTACCGGTGTGGATGGCCAGGCTTGTGCCGTGGGGCTACTACGCCATGATCATCCCGGCCACTATCTCGGAAGGCGACGAGGCCGGGATCCACTACGTCATGCCCGATTGGCTGACAATTCTCGGTGCCGCCGCCCTGTCGCTCGTGGTGCTCACTGTCGTCCTGTGGCGCCTGAATTCCACTAAGGAGAACTGA